One Felis catus isolate Fca126 chromosome D1, F.catus_Fca126_mat1.0, whole genome shotgun sequence DNA segment encodes these proteins:
- the CELF1 gene encoding CUGBP Elav-like family member 1 isoform X2 — protein sequence MAAFKLDFLPEMMVDHCSLNSSPVSKKMNGTLDHPDQPDLDAIKMFVGQVPRTWSEKDLRELFEQYGAVYEINVLRDRSQNPPQSKGCCFVTFYTRKAALEAQNALHNMKVLPGMHHPIQMKPADSEKNNVEDRKLFIGMISKKCTENDIRVMFSSFGQIEECRILRGPDGLSRGCAFVTFTTRAMAQTAIKAMHQAQTMEGCSSPMVVKFADTQKDKEQKRMAQQLQQQMQQISAASVWGNLAGLNTLGPQYLALYLQLLQQTASSGNLNTLSSLHPMGGLNAMQLQNLAALAAAASAAQNTPSGTNALTTSSSPLSVLTSSGSSPSSSSSSSVNPIASLGALQTLAGATAGLNVSSLAGMAALNGGLGSSGLSNGTGSTMEALTQAYSGIQQYAAAALPTLYNQNLLTQQSIGAAGSQKEGPEGANLFIYHLPQEFGDQDLLQMFMPFGNVVSAKVFIDKQTNLSKCFGFVSYDNPVSAQAAIQSMNGFQIGMKRLKVQLKRSKNDSKPY from the exons CTCAAAGAAAATGAACGGCACCCTGGACCACCCAGACCAACCGGATCTTGATGCTATCAAGATGTTTGTGGGCCAGGTTCCAAGAACCTGGTCTGAGAAGGACTTGAGGGAACTCTTTGAACAGTATGGTGCTGTCTATGAAATCAATGTCCTAAGGGATAGGAGCCAAAACCCTCCTCAGAGCAAAG GGTGctgttttgttacattttacaCCCGTAAAGCTGCATTAGAGGCGCAGAATGCTCTTCACAACATGAAGGTCCTACCAGGG atGCATCATCCTATACAGATGAAACCTGCCGACAGTGAGAAGAACAATG TGGAAGACAGGAAGCTGTTTATTGGTATGATTTCCAAGAAGTGCACTGAAAATGACATCCGAGTCATGTTCTCTTCATTTGGACAGATTGAAGAATGCCGGATATTACGGGGACCTGATGGCCTGAGCCGAG GTTGTGCATTTGTGACTTTTACAACAAGAGCCATGGCACAGACGGCTATCAAGGCAATGCACCAAGCACAGACCATGGAG GGCTGCTCATCTCCCATGGTGGTAAAATTTGCTGATACGCAGAAGGACAAAGAACAGAAGAGAATGGCCCAGCAGCTCCAGCAGCAGATGCAGCAAATCAGCGCAGCATCTGTGTGGGGAAACCTTGCTGGTCTAAATACTCTTGGACCCCAGTATTTAGCA CTTTATTTGCAGCTCCTTCAGCAGACTGCCTCCTCTGGGAACCTCAACACCCTGAGCAGCCTCCACCCAATGGGAG GGTTAAATGCAATGCAGTTACAGAATTTGGCTGCCCTAGCTGCTGCAGCTAGTGCAGCTCAGAACACACCAAGTGGTACCAATGCTCTCACTACATCCAGCAGCCCCCTCAGCGTACTCACCAGTTCAG GGTCCTCACCGagctccagcagcagcagctctgTCAACCCCATCGCCTCCCTTGGAGCCCTGCAGACATTAGCTGGAGCAACGGCAGGCCTCAACGTCAGCTCTTTGGCAG GGATGGCTGCTTTAAATGGTGGCCTGGGCAGCAGTGGCCTTTCCAACGGCACCGGGAGCACCATGGAGGCCCTGACGCAGGCCTACTCGGGAATCCAGCAATATGCTGCCGCGGCACTCCCTACTCTGTACAACCAGAACCTGTTGACACAGCAGAGTATCGGTGCTGCTGGAAGCCAGAAGGAAG GTCCAGAGGGAGCCAACCTGTTCATCTACCACCTGCCCCAGGAGTTTGGAGATCAGGACCTGCTGCAGATGTTTATGCCCTTTGGGAATGTCGTGTCTGCCAAGGTTTTCATAGACAAGCAGACAAACCTGAGCAAGTGTTTTG GTTTTGTAAGTTACGACAATCCTGTTTCGGCTCAAGCTGCCATCCAGTCCATGAACGGCTTTCAGATTGGAATGAAGCGGCTTAAAGTGCAGCTCAAACGTTCGAAGAATGACAGCAAGCCCTACTGA